cataaaggatacatggatgatacagcagaggattgggagaatgtcatgtggtcagatgaaaccaaaatagaactttttggtataaactcaactcgttgtgtttggtggaagaagaatactgagttgcatcccatgaacaccatacctactgtgaagcatgggggtggaaacatcatgctttggggctgtttttctgctaataggacaggacgattgatccgcgttaaggaaagaatgaatggggccatgtatcgtgagatttttagccaaaacctccttccatcagtgagagctttgaatggttgaccaaatacttattttccagcataatttacaaataaatgatttgaaattcctacaatgtgaattcctggattttttttttcacattctgtctctcacagttgaagtgtacctatgatgaaaatgacagacctctgtcatcattttaagtgggagaacttgcacaatcagtggctgactaaatacttttttgccccactgtaatatttttggacactgaatccaaataaatgtgtgcatttttaagtaagaccaacatttttagagtataataagtgtcatattctttttaataacattgatattctaaaagttaaccaataataaatataacgcttcttatcattaatgcgacatcttgaacaggtgcgatagaaaacggatggttggattaaaatgcatgagaatgttttataatttcaacgttattttACCAGCGAAatgattaattacttatcgtgttaagccatgTCAGCTAAGagatatctgagagccagatgcagtcatcaaaagagccgcatctggctctagagccataggttccctacccctgttctagtggGATCTGATCAATCCAGGAATGTTATGCGTTGGCTCATAAACTGGGTCGAACTTATCAAGCATGGAGTCCCGGGAGAACACAGTGACAATTTGCGGTCGCAGAGGAGCATTTGTGTACACCTCTTCTGCCTCAGCTGCTACACACATCTGTTTAACGACCGTATATACATGTCGCAGCTCAGCACAGTGTCCTGTTATGCCTGTATGAAAAGAGATTATGAAATACAGAAAGAAAGCGTGCAATCCTCTCTGCTAATGATGAGGAAAAGGTGAACAGGACTGGACGTCGGAGAGGAGGATGCACCTAGTTCATATATTTTCCAAAGTCCCCTTGTTGAGGGAGTTGACTTTAAAGCAGGTGTAGCAGAAGAAAAGACATAAGCAGGAGAAGGCGGTAGCAGACTGACACACGACTGACTCGCCCTCTTAAAGACTCTTGATTGAGCTCTCCCTGGATGTGGGAACCACGTGGGGACGCGGTGGATAATGTGTGACTGTTGCGGTTGGAGCACATGTCGTAGAGGTTTCCTGAAAACTGCATCTTCTTGGATTCCTGGCGGAGAGACTCCCACACGGTCGCTGCTTCTTCCGGACAGCCGGCCATCGCTGCGTTGGCACAGTCATGAAACTCATCCCAAGACCTGCAGATAGAAGAATTAATATGAAGTGTCTTATTAATATTATTTGGTGGGTGGAAAACAACACATGGGTCCACGGGAGTACAAGTCTCTGAAGTCAAACAACCCAACAACTCAGAATTTCATCAACTGTTTTGGGGAAAGTTGCCCAGAACATTTAAGTAGGAACTTGATAATAACCTAGGTCCCTATTCTGCCATGTAATTGAGTAAAAAAGCTGTACAATTGCGCAGATTCT
The nucleotide sequence above comes from Nerophis ophidion isolate RoL-2023_Sa linkage group LG12, RoL_Noph_v1.0, whole genome shotgun sequence. Encoded proteins:
- the nrn1la gene encoding neuritin 1-like a, encoding MNPACYFLPVALILMVSPASITAVSTRRCHSIYKSFARCLMALGDSMTDNTGKGEDTHEIHSICRSWDEFHDCANAAMAGCPEEAATVWESLRQESKKMQFSGNLYDMCSNRNSHTLSTASPRGSHIQGELNQESLRGRVSRVSVCYRLLLLMSFLLLHLL